One Trichoderma asperellum chromosome 5, complete sequence genomic region harbors:
- a CDS encoding uncharacterized protein (EggNog:ENOG41~TransMembrane:10 (i53-79o91-114i126-144o150-168i180-201o213-233i345-365o377-396i408-428o440-461i)): MNRQHDRSSDETEPLLCRMADNDMTSSALESSPLETGADAALARRVVKKIDRVIIPLLFVTYMLNFMDKVILSSAAVFGLREDTHLVGQQYSWVSSIFYFGYLIWEYPTTLLIARLPTAKYLTFNTLVWGAVVALTAACTNFGGLMAVRFLLGMAEATITPAFMFLTSTWYTRDEMPTRVGIWFAGNSIGGIISSLIAFGLGHVHDNVHPWRWMYILLGVVTFLWSIPMFFLLPDSISKAKFLTAEEREIAANRTIVAGTGTTENTRWRWDQFVECLMDPKTWLIFLIELIGQMPNSGTQSFSNIIIASFNFTSLQSTLINIPYSVLSASIIAGTGWLAGRYRTLNCILIVLVLIPCVVGSAVIYRRDSVPHGVQLFAYFLLSPGPAAMPLTMALVQSNYRGVTKKMTVTAMLFLAYCTGNIAGPQFFRASEAPTYKTAFKTIMICYCLVIFLAVVLRFYLQWMNAKRMKEEGFVGNAGAAGVVAAGKVSDVLDGKDVAETVTGIQLRPEDYEDVTDWKTVGFRYRL, encoded by the exons ATGAACCGCCAACATGATCGCTCATCCGACGAGACTGAGCCGTTGCTGTGTCGCATGGCTGACAACGACATGACTTCTTCAGCACTAGAGTCGTCTCCTCTCGAGACGGGCGCTGATGCTGCCCTTGCGCGTCGCGTGGTGAAGAAAATTGATCGAGTCATTATACCTCTGCTGTTTGTTACTTACATGCTCAACTTTATGGACAAAGTTATTTTGTCGAGCGCTGCTGTGTTTGGATTGCGCGAAGATACT CATCTTGTAGGACAGCAATACAGCTGGGTGAGCAGCATCTTCTACTTTGGTTATCTCATATGGGAGTATCCAACCACGCTGCTTATCGCCCGTCTACCGACTGCCAAGTATCTCACCTTCAACACTCTTGTGTGGGGTGCTGTCGTGGCGCTGACGGCGGCATGTACCAACTTTGGGGGCCTCATGGCCGTGAGATTCCTGTTGGGAATGGCAGAAGCAACCATCACGCCGGCTTTTATGTTTCTGACGTCAACATGGTACACTCGAGACGAGATGCCGACGCGGGTAGGCATTTGGTTTGCGGGCAACTCCATCGGTGGCATCATTTCTAGTCTGATTGCATTTGGGCTTGGACACGTCCATGACAATGTGCATCCATGGCGATGGATGTATATCCTTCTCGGGGTTGTGACATTTCTCTGGAGTATCCCAatgtttttccttctcccagACAGCATCTCAAAGGCGAAATTCCTCACGGCTGAAGAGCGGGAGATTGCAGCGAACCGCACAATTGTTGCGGGCACAGGAACTACTGAAAATACGCGCTGGAGATGGGATCAATTTGTGGAATGTCTGATGGACCCAAAGACTTGGCTCATCTTTCTTATCGAGCTCATTGGTCAAATGCCCAATAGCGGCACGCAAAGCTTctccaacatcatcatcgcgTCCTTCAACTTCACCTCCTTACAATCTACTCTCATCAATATCCCTTATTCCGTTCTCTCTGCAAGTATCATTGCAGGAACCGGGTGGCTTGCTGGCCGCTACCGTACTTTAAACTGCATCCTCATCGTTCTTGTCCTTATCCCATGTGTCGTTGGCTCTGCTGTCATCTACCGCCGCGATTCAGTGCCCCATGGCGTTCAGTTATTTGCGTATTTTCTCCTATCCCCTGGTCCTGCCGCGATGCCTCTCACCATGGCCCTCGTGCAGTCCAACTATCGCGGTGttacgaagaagatgacggtcACAGCCATGCTCTTTCTTGCATATTGTACAGGTAATATCGCTGGCCCTCAGTTCTTCCGCGCATCTGAAGCGCCAACCTATAAGACGGCTTTCAAGACAATTATGATTTGCTACTGCCTCGTCATATTTCTGGCTGTTGTTTTGAGATTTTATTTGCAGTGGATGAATGCGAAGCGCATGAAGGAAGAGGGCTTTGTTGGAAATGCGGGAGCAGCTGGCGTAGTGGCTGCGGGAAAGGTATCGGATGTTTTAGATGGAAAAGATGTTGCGGAAACAGTTACAGGTATTCAATTACGACCAGAGGATTACGAAGATGTGACAGACTGGAAAACGGTGGGATTTAGATATCGACTGTAG
- a CDS encoding uncharacterized protein (EggNog:ENOG41) encodes MSSSLYKICFIRRRPDLTEEQFYDYWRNVHAPKIAYWSKKHGLIGYTQIHTSSALRQPLTATPLPLAVMDFDGAVIWEITSLEHFLNAFNDPYYLNVIAPDEDNFLDKSKEVATVTLGHFHSIVAGGEPLIEYSKAAELSETK; translated from the exons ATGAGTTCCTCGCTATACAAAATATGCTTTATCAGACGCCGACCTGACCTCACAGAGGAGCAGTTTTATGACTACTGGAGGAATGTTCACGCCCCCAAGATTGCGTATTGGTCCAAGAAGCATGGCTTAATCGGATACACACAG ATCCACACATCTAGCGCTCTACGCCAGCCATTAACAGCAACGCCGCTTCCCCTGGCTGTTATGGACTTTGACGGCGCTGTTATATGGGAAATCACAAGCTTGGAGCACTTTTTAAACGCTTTTAACGACCCATACTACTTGAACGTTATTGCCCCAGATGAAGATAACTTTCTCGATAAGAGCAAAGAAGTAGCAACAGTTACTCTTGGCCATTTTCATAGCATTGTCGCTGGTGGCGAACCTCTTATTGAGTATAGCAAGGCAGCTGAGCTATCGGAAACAAAATAA
- a CDS encoding uncharacterized protein (EggNog:ENOG41), which translates to MSEITKVIVVGAGGYLNPIVISSLQSHGFSVSVLVRNTSNVVPPAGITVYRTDYSDSSLLLAFKDQDAVVNTITMPDFAAQKKMIDIAVLARVKRFIPAEFGIDTSKEETVEIMTFLKMKPQIIQYLRSIQDKITWTGIITGPFFDWSLRQGFFSFDVPSRTAYIHQPGHHMHRFSWSNLANVAEAVAHVLLSKNFPIVDNRYVHVRSFNASQDEILQSLISATKRVDISRGRDHTEWKIIDVDLEEKVLEARNKLAQGDSGSLGYILSKAIYRTGGNYDLEGVVMNEKLGMKLEESLDATVEREVTMLSS; encoded by the exons ATGAGCGAAATTACAAAAGTTATAGTGGTTGGG GCTGGAGGCTACTTGAACCCCATTGTAATTTCGTCCCTGCAGTCGCACGGATTCTCAGTCTCTGTTCTGGTTAGAAACACTTCGAACGTTGTGCCTCCCGCCGGAATCACGGTTTATCGCACCGATTATTCggactcttctcttttgcttgCATTCAAGGACCAAGATGCTGTTGTTAATACAATTACAATGCCGGACTTTGCAGcgcaaaagaaaatgatTGATATCGCAGTCCTGGCTAGGGTGAAGCGATTTATACCAGCGGAGTTTGGGATCGATACCTCGAAGGAGGAAACGGTCGAGATCATGACCTTTTTAAAGATGAAGCCACAGATTATACAGTACCTTCGATCTATCCAAGACAAAATAACTTGGACGGGAATCATAACCGGGCCCTTTTTCGACTG GAGTCTACGTCAGGGATTCTTCTCATTTGATGTCCCATCTCGCACAGCTTACATCCACCAGCCTGGGCACCATATGCACCGCTTCAGTTGGTCGAACTTAGCAAATGTTGCAGAGGCTGTGGCGCATGTCCTTTTGTCCAAAAATTTCCCAATCGTGGACAACCGATACGTGCATGTGAGATCATTCAATGCAAGCCAAGATGAAATTTTGCAGTCGCTTATATCGGCTACGAAACGAGTGGATATCTCAAGGGGCCGGGACCACACTGAGTGGAAGATCATTGATGTTGACCTCGAAGAGAAAGTCTTGGAGGCGCGGAATAAGTTGGCACAGGGCGACTCTGGCAGCCTGGGCTATATTCTTAGTAAAGCAATCTACCGGACTGGAGGCAATTACGATTTGGAGGGCGTCGTGATGAATGAAAAGCTAGGCATGAAGTTGGAAGAAAGCTTAGATGCCACTGTCGAACGAGAAGTGACGATGCTTTCATCTTGA
- a CDS encoding uncharacterized protein (EggNog:ENOG41), with product MAPSSVQHRPGHSLPHLKVRKVRKGTRSCWECKRRKIRCTFADGDSTKCVWCLSHGSACVSQQYQDDSSDHSRSQNMEERVLRVESLLERVLEKLEAGAQHTQQTTESSEHATTTEDSTGIDVINTDSISAPSSTSNVVSVFHNASFMLEIGGEGISSTDASASTLDGNRALVPGSTRMWPKLGRISRMLLELTPPRAVVELIDSESSPWIGQLLRPLPSLRQSLKFSLIRMLPIEPTPARHPTVIARALMVIVICLQQLPKSTDMKKYRLPSSRNEYMEQVTTAIISLVTSDDEIIATNEGLECLLLISIFFVNSGRPRRAWLNNRRALAVAQLMDLHRASVHDTEEDGSIVGIWPHLLHHDRHLSQILGFPCGIIDSYEPFVLDDLAFMQHLSESQQDMLYQRQLDRITALLIERDQRSPTLAVPIMMSIDSALGSLAKAMPYSWWHPFDRVSGSQAGAMGMLYSRYNVQLWHHHLDMSNHLPFMLDVTDERRGEYSRIQCLRAARELIKVYIPLRTTFGMFSCCMTNFQAFTAAVAIIFNMFLQTPTAEFEVLSGQRAGDWALIAAIIDVLDAAIERFDDRVALQARDVLKLLQAIENDPKSLKGDKFHFTIPYFGVISIARKMPAGEPSDATVMQTDNTNGDHMTDPSLGLDYSPSFMTTIDFMGPNTAVDVDELMKQWLAEEV from the exons ATGGCTCCATCGTCTGTTCAGCATCGCCCGGGCCACTCGCTGCCGCATCTCAAGGTCCGAAAGGTCCGCAAGGGCACGCGGAGCTGTTGGGAAt GCAAACGTCGCAAGATCAGATGTACATTCGCTGACGGAGACTCGACCAAATGCGTGTGGTGTCTTTCCCACGGTTCAGCCTGTGTCAGCCAGCAATACCAAGATGACAGCAGCGATCATTCGCGCTCTCAAAACATGGAAGAGCGGGTGCTTCGTGTAGAGAGTTTATTAGAACGAGTACTTGAAAAGCTGGAGGCTGGAGCCCAGCATACGCAGCAGACCACGGAGTCCTCGGAACACGCGACAACTACCGAGGATAGCACCGGAATCGACGTTATTAACACGGATTCGATATCAGCACCCTCTTCAACATCTAACGTGGTTTCTGTCTTTCACAACGCTTCT TTTATGTTGGAAATTGGTGGTGAAGGGATATCTTCCACAGATGCATCAGCCTCAACACTAGATGGCAACCGAGCCCTGGTGCCCGGCAGCACGAGAATGTGGCCGAAACTAGGGAGAATATCTCGCATGCTGCTAGAGCTTACACCGCCTCGTGCAGTTGTTGAACTCATCGATAGCGAAAGCTCACCCTGGATCGGTCAATTGCTGCGGCCCCTACCTTCTCTTCGTCAATCCCTCAAATTTTCGCTAATCAGAATGCTGCCGATCGAACCGACACCTGCTAGGCATCCGACAGTTATTGCAAGAGCTTTAATGGTCATTGTTATATGTCTACAACAGCTTCCAAAGAGTACAGATATGAAGAAGTACCGATTACCATCTTCGCGAAACGAATACATGGAACAGGTTACGACAGCTATAATCTCCTTGGTGACATCTGATGACGAGATTATTGCCACAAACGAGGGCCTGGAATGCCTActtctcatctccatcttctttgtcAACTCAGGCAGACCGCGGCGGGCATGGCTTAACAATCGAAGAGCTTTAGCAGTCGCGCAACTAATGGATCTCCACAGGGCCTCTGTGCACGATACCGAGGAGGACGGCAGCATAGTGGGTATCTGGCCTCATCTTCTGCACCACGACCGTCATCTCTCTCAGATTCTCGGATTCCCCTGCGGAATTATAGATTCGTACGAGCCTTTCGTGTTAGACGACCTCGCATTTATGCAACACTTGAGTGAAAGCCAGCAAGATATGCTTTACCAAAGGCAGCTTGACAGGATCACCGCCCTTTTGATCGAGAGAGATCAACGCTCTCCAACACTAGCAGTCCCCATCATGATGTCCATCGATAGTGCACTGGGTAGTTTGGCAAAAGCCATGCCGTATTCATGGTGGCATCCGTTTGACCGGGTCTCAGGAAGCCAAGCAGGAGCAATGGGCATGCTCTACAGTCGATATAACGTTCAACTATGGCACCATCACCTCGACATGTCGAATCACCTACCGTTTATGCTCGATGTTACAGACGAACGGCGAGGCGAGTACAGCAGGATTCAGTGTCTCAGGGCCGCACGAGAGCTCATCAAAGTCTATATCCCACTGCGAACGACATTTGGCATGTTCTCCTGCTGCATGACAAATTTCCAAGCATTCACAGCCGCAGTGGctatcatcttcaacatgtTTCTACAGACACCAACAGCCGAATTCGAAGTTTTGTCTGGCCAGAGAGCCGGAGACTGGGCCCTGATTGCGGCTATTATCGACGTCTTGGATGCGGCAATTGAGCGATTCGACGACCGCGTGGCGCTACAAGCGCGCGATGTTCTAAAGCTGCTCCAAGCAATAGAGAATGACCCCAAAAGCCTGAAGGGCGACAAGTTTCACTTTACGATACCCTATTTCGGGGTCATCTCCATTGCTCGGAAGATGCCTGCCGGCGAGCCAAGCGATGCGACGGTAATGCAGACCGACAACACCAATGGCGACCACATGACCGATCCTTCACTAGGCCTGGATTATTCGCCGTCGTTTATGACCACAATCGACTTTATGGGGCCTAATACTGCGGTTGACGTTGACGAGCTGATGAAGCAGTGGTTGGCCGAGGAGGTGTAG
- a CDS encoding uncharacterized protein (EggNog:ENOG41), which produces MLEIGGEGISSTDASASTLDGNRALVPGSTRMWPKLGRISRMLLELTPPRAVVELIDSESSPWIGQLLRPLPSLRQSLKFSLIRMLPIEPTPARHPTVIARALMVIVICLQQLPKSTDMKKYRLPSSRNEYMEQVTTAIISLVTSDDEIIATNEGLECLLLISIFFVNSGRPRRAWLNNRRALAVAQLMDLHRASVHDTEEDGSIVGIWPHLLHHDRHLSQILGFPCGIIDSYEPFVLDDLAFMQHLSESQQDMLYQRQLDRITALLIERDQRSPTLAVPIMMSIDSALGSLAKAMPYSWWHPFDRVSGSQAGAMGMLYSRYNVQLWHHHLDMSNHLPFMLDVTDERRGEYSRIQCLRAARELIKVYIPLRTTFGMFSCCMTNFQAFTAAVAIIFNMFLQTPTAEFEVLSGQRAGDWALIAAIIDVLDAAIERFDDRVALQARDVLKLLQAIENDPKSLKGDKFHFTIPYFGVISIARKMPAGEPSDATVMQTDNTNGDHMTDPSLGLDYSPSFMTTIDFMGPNTAVDVDELMKQWLAEEV; this is translated from the coding sequence ATGTTGGAAATTGGTGGTGAAGGGATATCTTCCACAGATGCATCAGCCTCAACACTAGATGGCAACCGAGCCCTGGTGCCCGGCAGCACGAGAATGTGGCCGAAACTAGGGAGAATATCTCGCATGCTGCTAGAGCTTACACCGCCTCGTGCAGTTGTTGAACTCATCGATAGCGAAAGCTCACCCTGGATCGGTCAATTGCTGCGGCCCCTACCTTCTCTTCGTCAATCCCTCAAATTTTCGCTAATCAGAATGCTGCCGATCGAACCGACACCTGCTAGGCATCCGACAGTTATTGCAAGAGCTTTAATGGTCATTGTTATATGTCTACAACAGCTTCCAAAGAGTACAGATATGAAGAAGTACCGATTACCATCTTCGCGAAACGAATACATGGAACAGGTTACGACAGCTATAATCTCCTTGGTGACATCTGATGACGAGATTATTGCCACAAACGAGGGCCTGGAATGCCTActtctcatctccatcttctttgtcAACTCAGGCAGACCGCGGCGGGCATGGCTTAACAATCGAAGAGCTTTAGCAGTCGCGCAACTAATGGATCTCCACAGGGCCTCTGTGCACGATACCGAGGAGGACGGCAGCATAGTGGGTATCTGGCCTCATCTTCTGCACCACGACCGTCATCTCTCTCAGATTCTCGGATTCCCCTGCGGAATTATAGATTCGTACGAGCCTTTCGTGTTAGACGACCTCGCATTTATGCAACACTTGAGTGAAAGCCAGCAAGATATGCTTTACCAAAGGCAGCTTGACAGGATCACCGCCCTTTTGATCGAGAGAGATCAACGCTCTCCAACACTAGCAGTCCCCATCATGATGTCCATCGATAGTGCACTGGGTAGTTTGGCAAAAGCCATGCCGTATTCATGGTGGCATCCGTTTGACCGGGTCTCAGGAAGCCAAGCAGGAGCAATGGGCATGCTCTACAGTCGATATAACGTTCAACTATGGCACCATCACCTCGACATGTCGAATCACCTACCGTTTATGCTCGATGTTACAGACGAACGGCGAGGCGAGTACAGCAGGATTCAGTGTCTCAGGGCCGCACGAGAGCTCATCAAAGTCTATATCCCACTGCGAACGACATTTGGCATGTTCTCCTGCTGCATGACAAATTTCCAAGCATTCACAGCCGCAGTGGctatcatcttcaacatgtTTCTACAGACACCAACAGCCGAATTCGAAGTTTTGTCTGGCCAGAGAGCCGGAGACTGGGCCCTGATTGCGGCTATTATCGACGTCTTGGATGCGGCAATTGAGCGATTCGACGACCGCGTGGCGCTACAAGCGCGCGATGTTCTAAAGCTGCTCCAAGCAATAGAGAATGACCCCAAAAGCCTGAAGGGCGACAAGTTTCACTTTACGATACCCTATTTCGGGGTCATCTCCATTGCTCGGAAGATGCCTGCCGGCGAGCCAAGCGATGCGACGGTAATGCAGACCGACAACACCAATGGCGACCACATGACCGATCCTTCACTAGGCCTGGATTATTCGCCGTCGTTTATGACCACAATCGACTTTATGGGGCCTAATACTGCGGTTGACGTTGACGAGCTGATGAAGCAGTGGTTGGCCGAGGAGGTGTAG